A single window of Collinsella aerofaciens DNA harbors:
- a CDS encoding response regulator transcription factor, which translates to MNERILVVDDEKAIADLVGIYLTKEGFDVQIAYSGADAAKAILEQEFDLALLDVMLPDIDGFELLRTIRASHTYPVIMLTARDAQHDKIEGLSLGADDYVVKPFRPLELIARVHAQLRRYTSYDSRAQAVESPTIQLDGLEINRDARCVTVDGAPVRLTPIEYSILLYLVEHRGSVVAVGDLFRAVWNEDFMPGSNNTVMVHIRHLREKIGDDAQKPRFIKNVWGVGYIIE; encoded by the coding sequence ATGAACGAGCGCATTTTGGTAGTTGATGATGAGAAGGCCATCGCCGACCTGGTCGGTATCTACCTTACAAAAGAGGGCTTTGATGTGCAGATTGCCTATAGCGGCGCAGATGCTGCCAAGGCGATTTTGGAGCAGGAGTTCGATCTGGCGCTGCTGGACGTCATGCTGCCCGATATCGACGGCTTTGAGCTGCTGCGCACCATCCGCGCTAGCCATACCTATCCCGTTATTATGCTGACGGCGCGCGATGCCCAACATGACAAGATCGAGGGCCTCTCGTTGGGCGCAGACGATTACGTGGTCAAGCCGTTCCGTCCGCTGGAGCTCATTGCGCGCGTTCATGCTCAGCTCCGTCGTTACACTAGCTACGACAGCCGCGCACAGGCGGTCGAGTCGCCGACCATCCAGCTCGACGGCCTCGAGATCAACCGCGACGCTCGTTGTGTGACGGTGGACGGTGCACCGGTGCGCCTCACGCCCATCGAGTATTCCATCTTGCTGTATCTGGTCGAGCATCGTGGCAGCGTGGTGGCCGTGGGGGACCTGTTCCGCGCGGTGTGGAACGAGGATTTTATGCCCGGCTCCAACAATACGGTGATGGTGCACATCCGCCATCTGCGTGAAAAGATCGGCGACGATGCTCAAAAGCCGCGCTTTATCAAAAACGTCTGGGGCGTTGGCTACATAATCGAATAA
- a CDS encoding Wzz/FepE/Etk N-terminal domain-containing protein produces MTLLELFQLLKKHLQLVITLPVVCAIAMGIVSFVAMDNTYTATTSMYILAKTDDSGQMSYNDLSASQMLSNDIATLLDSDSVKSGAANELGLTDLDDYKVSVSSETTTRVITLSVTGTDAKETAKVAKAMASSVSTVAQNVGAAQSINVIDEAKTPEAPSGPKRTLYIAVAFLAGIFIAVAYVVLADMLNTRIRGAEEAEELLGIPVVGRIPAMKGGK; encoded by the coding sequence ATGACCCTTCTCGAACTGTTCCAGCTGCTGAAGAAGCACCTTCAGCTGGTCATCACCCTTCCGGTGGTCTGCGCGATCGCCATGGGCATCGTGTCCTTCGTTGCGATGGACAACACCTATACCGCGACGACGAGCATGTACATTCTCGCCAAGACCGACGATAGCGGTCAGATGAGCTACAACGATCTCTCGGCGAGTCAGATGCTTTCCAACGATATCGCCACGCTGCTGGATAGCGATAGCGTTAAGAGCGGCGCAGCCAATGAACTGGGCCTCACCGATCTGGATGACTACAAGGTGTCTGTTTCCTCCGAGACCACCACGCGTGTCATTACGCTTTCGGTTACCGGCACCGATGCCAAGGAGACGGCTAAGGTCGCAAAGGCCATGGCCAGCTCGGTGAGTACGGTCGCTCAGAACGTCGGCGCTGCCCAGAGCATCAACGTTATCGACGAGGCTAAGACCCCCGAAGCCCCCAGCGGCCCCAAGCGCACGCTGTATATTGCCGTCGCGTTCCTCGCCGGTATCTTTATCGCAGTCGCCTATGTCGTTTTGGCAGACATGCTCAATACCCGCATCCGCGGTGCCGAAGAGGCAGAAGAGCTCCTGGGCATTCCCGTTGTTGGCCGAATTCCGGCTATGAAAGGTGGTAAATAG
- a CDS encoding serine hydrolase, producing MKTLSSLVKRSAQLTTGIACALALAAGAPSIANAQVLTTDIVCGKTADARGITADNLPDIDATNAIVMSKDGSIYYARSADEQVKIASITKVMTAILTIENCKMDEKVTVSNAAATVGNSTAGLLKGDELTVEQALRGLMIPSGNDAAIVLAEHVGKKIDPKTKDAEATFVKAMNERAKKLGCTGTLFENPHGLDFDEWAGDMHSTAHDAALMMQEAMKSDTFREIVASDDSWIEVTGADGSDHSHSMDTHNELLGQDGNIGGKTGTTDDAGYCFTAAYDRDGDETYTVVLNSSTNDQRFADTAALANWYYGHKVTVAIANTQEKTANGNPLIARISQTDWTDKTIDATLADPAAQATIFSLAGEVTEKVAYDDLSGTVHVGDKVGSLTLKQDGIKVVVTDLVADEEGSGPNPIEWLLVKLDRLSRRIENRPLAAESETVAKAPEV from the coding sequence GTGAAGACCCTTAGTTCTCTTGTAAAGCGCTCCGCGCAACTGACCACCGGCATTGCCTGCGCTCTCGCCCTTGCTGCCGGTGCGCCGTCTATCGCCAATGCCCAGGTGCTTACGACCGATATCGTTTGCGGTAAGACCGCCGACGCCCGCGGCATCACGGCCGATAATCTGCCCGATATCGATGCGACCAACGCCATCGTCATGAGTAAGGACGGTTCCATCTATTACGCCCGCAGTGCCGACGAGCAGGTCAAGATCGCCTCAATCACCAAGGTCATGACCGCAATCCTGACCATTGAGAACTGCAAGATGGACGAGAAGGTCACGGTGAGCAACGCTGCCGCCACCGTGGGCAATTCGACCGCCGGTCTGCTCAAAGGCGACGAGCTCACAGTGGAACAGGCCCTGCGCGGCCTGATGATTCCCTCGGGCAATGACGCCGCCATCGTACTTGCCGAGCATGTGGGCAAAAAGATCGACCCCAAGACCAAAGATGCCGAGGCCACGTTTGTCAAGGCCATGAACGAGCGCGCTAAAAAGCTCGGCTGCACGGGAACGCTTTTTGAGAATCCGCACGGTCTGGACTTTGATGAGTGGGCCGGCGACATGCACTCGACCGCGCACGATGCGGCCCTGATGATGCAGGAAGCAATGAAGAGCGATACGTTCCGCGAGATCGTGGCGAGCGATGATTCCTGGATTGAGGTTACAGGCGCCGACGGCTCCGACCACTCACATTCCATGGATACGCACAACGAGCTGCTGGGGCAGGACGGCAATATCGGCGGCAAGACCGGCACTACCGACGATGCCGGCTACTGCTTTACGGCAGCCTACGACCGCGATGGCGACGAGACCTATACCGTCGTTTTGAACTCCAGCACCAACGACCAGCGCTTTGCCGACACGGCCGCCCTTGCCAACTGGTACTACGGCCACAAGGTGACGGTTGCGATCGCCAACACGCAGGAAAAGACCGCCAACGGCAATCCGCTCATCGCGCGCATAAGCCAGACCGACTGGACGGACAAGACGATCGACGCCACACTCGCCGATCCCGCAGCTCAGGCGACCATCTTTTCGCTTGCCGGAGAAGTAACCGAAAAGGTTGCCTACGATGACCTTTCGGGCACGGTGCATGTGGGCGACAAAGTAGGTAGCCTCACGCTCAAACAAGACGGCATCAAGGTCGTTGTCACGGATTTGGTTGCCGATGAGGAAGGCTCGGGGCCGAATCCCATTGAATGGCTTCTTGTGAAGCTCGACCGCCTGAGTCGTCGCATCGAAAACCGTCCGCTTGCGGCAGAAAGCGAAACCGTAGCCAAGGCACCCGAGGTGTAG
- the serS gene encoding serine--tRNA ligase encodes MLDIKFVRENPDAIDTAMANRQTSWDREKFFELDDERRAVITEVEELQATRNAESKKIGALMKEGKKDEAEAAKEAVRAVNEKIDGLAERRTALEQEQYDFMAHLPNIPCEATPYGKDEDENIERRRWGTPREFDFDFKPHWDLGTDLDILDFERGNKLSGSRFTVLGGAGARLERALINFFLDTHTSRGFKEWWPPIVVKRQTMFGTGQLPKFEDDAYHVSGDNFLIPTAEVVLTNLHAGEVLDADTLPRRYTAFTPCFREEAGSAGRDTRGIIRQHEFDKVEMVKFAKPEESDEELESMTAEAEYLLQQLGLPYRVISLCTGDLGFSARQTYDIEVWLPSYNAYKEISSCSNCGDFQARRANIKYRDPENFKGSRYLHTLNGSGLPAGRTMAAILENYQNADGTITIPEVLRPYMGGLEKIEPVA; translated from the coding sequence ATGCTTGATATCAAGTTTGTTCGCGAGAACCCCGATGCCATCGATACCGCCATGGCAAATCGCCAGACGTCTTGGGATCGCGAGAAGTTCTTTGAACTCGACGACGAGCGCCGTGCCGTCATCACCGAGGTCGAGGAGCTCCAGGCCACGCGTAACGCCGAGTCCAAGAAGATTGGCGCCCTGATGAAGGAGGGCAAGAAGGACGAGGCCGAGGCCGCCAAGGAGGCCGTGCGCGCCGTCAACGAGAAGATTGACGGTCTGGCCGAGCGCCGCACCGCTCTCGAGCAGGAGCAGTACGACTTTATGGCTCACCTTCCCAACATCCCTTGCGAGGCCACGCCGTACGGCAAGGATGAGGACGAGAACATCGAGCGCCGCCGTTGGGGCACCCCGCGCGAGTTCGACTTCGACTTTAAGCCGCACTGGGACCTGGGCACCGACCTCGACATCCTCGATTTCGAGCGCGGCAACAAGCTCTCCGGCAGCCGCTTTACCGTTCTCGGTGGCGCCGGCGCCCGTCTTGAGCGCGCCCTCATCAACTTCTTCCTCGACACGCACACCAGCCGTGGCTTTAAGGAGTGGTGGCCGCCCATCGTCGTCAAGCGTCAGACCATGTTTGGCACGGGTCAGCTGCCCAAGTTCGAGGACGACGCCTATCACGTCTCGGGTGATAACTTCCTGATCCCCACCGCCGAGGTCGTGCTTACCAACCTGCACGCCGGCGAGGTTCTCGATGCTGATACCCTGCCGCGTCGCTACACCGCCTTCACCCCCTGCTTCCGCGAGGAGGCCGGCTCCGCTGGTCGCGACACCCGCGGCATCATTCGCCAGCACGAGTTCGACAAGGTCGAGATGGTCAAGTTTGCCAAGCCGGAGGAGTCCGACGAGGAGCTTGAGAGCATGACCGCCGAGGCCGAGTACCTGCTTCAGCAGCTGGGCCTTCCGTATCGCGTGATTAGCCTGTGCACCGGCGACCTGGGCTTCTCTGCCCGTCAGACCTACGACATCGAGGTCTGGCTGCCGAGCTACAACGCCTACAAGGAGATCAGCTCCTGCTCCAACTGCGGCGACTTCCAGGCCCGTCGCGCCAACATCAAGTATCGCGACCCCGAGAACTTCAAGGGCTCGCGCTACCTGCACACCCTCAACGGTTCCGGTCTGCCGGCTGGCCGCACCATGGCCGCCATCCTGGAGAACTACCAGAACGCCGACGGCACCATCACGATCCCCGAGGTTCTTCGTCCCTACATGGGTGGCCTCGAGAAGATTGAGCCGGTCGCGTAG
- the pstB gene encoding phosphate ABC transporter ATP-binding protein PstB: protein MTAAAAVEPTELEELMKAQAEAAHEREVGDATRPTAEDLAASPTRIDVEGLDLFYGDHHALKDVNIKIRDKQITSFIGPSGCGKSTLLRCFNRMNDGIKDCRIEGKIALDGQDILGDYDICRLRQRVGMVFQRPNPFPMSIYDNVAYGPRGMGVRDRVVLDELVEDSLRRAALWDEAKDKLKESGLGLSGGQQQRLCIARALAVQPDILLMDEPTSALDPVSTLVVEQLACELKETCTLVVVTHNMQQAARISDSVAFFLLGELVEHAPTAQLFKNPTDPRTADYLTGRFG from the coding sequence ATGACGGCTGCTGCGGCTGTGGAGCCCACGGAGCTTGAAGAACTCATGAAAGCGCAGGCCGAGGCCGCGCACGAGCGCGAGGTTGGGGATGCGACTCGCCCCACGGCAGAGGATCTTGCCGCCTCGCCGACGCGAATCGATGTTGAGGGCCTCGACCTGTTCTATGGCGACCACCATGCGCTCAAGGACGTGAATATCAAGATCCGCGACAAGCAGATTACCTCGTTCATCGGGCCTTCGGGCTGCGGAAAGTCCACGTTGCTGCGCTGCTTTAACCGCATGAACGACGGCATCAAGGACTGCCGAATCGAGGGCAAGATTGCGCTCGATGGTCAAGATATCCTGGGCGACTACGACATCTGCCGCCTTCGCCAGCGCGTGGGCATGGTGTTCCAGCGCCCCAACCCGTTTCCCATGAGCATCTACGACAACGTCGCGTATGGTCCGCGCGGAATGGGAGTGCGCGATCGCGTCGTGCTCGACGAGCTGGTCGAAGACTCCCTGCGACGCGCCGCCCTGTGGGACGAGGCCAAGGACAAGCTCAAAGAGTCGGGTCTGGGTCTTTCGGGCGGCCAGCAGCAGCGTCTGTGCATCGCCCGCGCACTTGCCGTGCAGCCCGACATTCTGCTGATGGACGAGCCGACCTCGGCACTCGACCCTGTGTCGACGCTGGTGGTGGAGCAGCTGGCCTGCGAGCTCAAAGAGACCTGCACGCTCGTGGTCGTTACGCACAATATGCAGCAGGCGGCGCGTATCTCCGATTCGGTCGCATTCTTTTTGCTGGGTGAGCTGGTGGAGCACGCGCCCACCGCGCAACTCTTCAAGAATCCGACCGATCCGCGCACGGCGGATTATTTGACGGGACGTTTTGGCTGA
- a CDS encoding CpsD/CapB family tyrosine-protein kinase: MAKAKNTDKLVVQNAAKTLLANIRFASVDDPIRTITVTSSIPNEGKSTVSINLAQAIATSGKSVLLVEADMRRRSLSDMLGVRSRGGLYAVLSEQISIDQAIVETGQKNFYFLDAEPHIPNPADIIVSHRFAKLVKALSAKFQYVIFDAPPVGTFIDAAEIASLTDGTLFVVREDFTKREEALNAIGQLKKSEKVKLIGTVMNYCETETSEYYYSYYTKEGKKVKKGSDDQGTSKKGIFTNRANV; the protein is encoded by the coding sequence ATGGCTAAGGCAAAGAACACCGACAAGCTCGTTGTACAGAATGCCGCCAAGACCCTTCTGGCCAACATCCGCTTTGCGAGCGTGGACGACCCCATCCGCACCATCACCGTTACCTCCTCGATTCCCAACGAGGGCAAGTCTACGGTTTCCATTAACCTTGCTCAGGCAATCGCCACGAGCGGCAAGTCCGTGCTTCTGGTCGAGGCCGATATGCGCCGCAGGTCCCTTTCCGATATGCTCGGCGTTCGTTCGCGCGGCGGACTCTATGCGGTCCTTTCCGAGCAGATCTCCATTGACCAGGCAATTGTCGAGACGGGTCAGAAGAACTTCTACTTCCTCGATGCCGAGCCGCATATTCCCAATCCTGCCGACATCATCGTCTCTCACCGCTTTGCCAAGCTGGTAAAGGCACTGTCTGCCAAGTTCCAGTACGTCATCTTTGATGCTCCCCCGGTCGGCACCTTCATCGATGCTGCCGAGATTGCCAGCCTGACCGACGGCACGCTGTTCGTGGTGCGTGAGGATTTCACCAAGCGCGAGGAGGCGCTCAACGCCATCGGTCAGCTTAAAAAGTCCGAGAAGGTCAAGCTCATCGGTACCGTTATGAACTACTGCGAGACCGAGACCAGCGAGTACTACTACTCCTACTACACCAAGGAAGGTAAGAAGGTGAAGAAGGGCTCCGACGATCAGGGGACTTCCAAAAAGGGCATCTTCACCAACCGAGCAAACGTTTAG
- a CDS encoding ATP-binding protein, translating into MTKDDRRVFEVPDRLFEYIRAVVDNRALATVLLFLLSLLLIGIDNIVGILAVLLISFLLIDRFEIVRRCVVIGGAAWTTTLAIGAMALGGIGGPVFFNAAFVFNMLGFVLALAVCVLFFCGRALYYQGYEQGEQRADRVIAARIQDRLIDNPDTWDTIDGDFLEVEGALNRARDCERKVQQALRDESHRKDDLVTYLAHDLRTPLASVVGYLSLLQEAPDLPLEQRARFTGVALDKAHRLDALIEEFFDITRFDFHDIVLTRAYVDLGLLLAQVADEFYPILNEQRKEAQVDICEDLTVLVDGDKMARVFNNIMKNAVAYSYEGSTITIEARRLGDGGVRVRFVNQGDPIPEPKLKVIFEKFYRLDAARATNRGGAGLGLAIAKEIVCAHGGTVACESTPEHTIFTIELPAA; encoded by the coding sequence ATGACAAAAGACGATAGGCGGGTATTCGAGGTGCCCGATCGACTCTTTGAATACATAAGGGCGGTCGTCGACAACCGTGCGCTTGCGACGGTGCTGCTCTTTTTGCTGAGTCTGCTACTCATTGGCATTGACAATATCGTTGGTATCCTGGCAGTTCTGCTCATTAGCTTCTTGCTGATCGATCGATTTGAAATCGTTCGCCGCTGCGTGGTAATCGGCGGTGCCGCGTGGACGACTACGCTGGCGATCGGGGCCATGGCGCTTGGCGGTATTGGCGGGCCCGTGTTCTTTAATGCCGCCTTTGTGTTCAACATGCTCGGCTTTGTGCTGGCACTCGCCGTGTGTGTCCTGTTCTTTTGCGGGCGTGCCCTGTATTACCAGGGTTATGAGCAAGGCGAGCAGCGTGCCGACCGCGTGATCGCCGCCCGTATTCAGGACCGTCTGATCGACAACCCCGACACGTGGGATACCATCGACGGCGACTTTCTCGAGGTCGAGGGTGCGCTCAACCGGGCGCGCGATTGCGAGCGTAAGGTTCAACAGGCCTTGCGCGACGAATCGCATCGCAAAGATGACCTGGTTACGTACCTGGCGCACGACCTGCGCACGCCGCTTGCCAGCGTGGTGGGCTATCTTTCGCTCCTGCAGGAGGCTCCCGATTTGCCGCTTGAGCAGCGTGCACGCTTTACGGGCGTGGCGCTCGACAAAGCCCATCGGCTCGACGCGCTCATCGAGGAGTTTTTCGACATCACGCGTTTTGATTTCCACGATATCGTGCTCACCCGCGCTTACGTCGATTTGGGGCTATTGCTGGCGCAGGTGGCCGACGAGTTCTATCCCATTCTCAACGAACAGCGCAAGGAAGCCCAGGTTGATATCTGCGAGGACCTGACGGTGCTCGTGGACGGCGACAAGATGGCTCGCGTATTCAATAACATCATGAAAAACGCCGTTGCCTATAGCTATGAAGGCTCGACAATTACGATCGAGGCCAGGCGTTTGGGCGACGGTGGCGTACGCGTACGATTTGTGAACCAGGGCGATCCGATCCCCGAGCCAAAGCTCAAGGTGATCTTTGAGAAGTTCTATCGCCTGGATGCGGCGCGTGCGACCAATCGCGGCGGCGCTGGACTGGGGCTTGCCATCGCCAAGGAGATCGTATGCGCGCACGGCGGTACCGTTGCATGTGAATCGACGCCCGAACACACGATATTCACCATCGAGCTGCCCGCCGCATAG
- a CDS encoding ATP-binding protein, with amino-acid sequence MVFAPQGKHTLSHRVFVTIFVCAMAVIVAFTVLGAFFVQNTLADATSTNLAQETELIAAALDEQQEPIPFLRSLDREDLRITLINKDGSVAYDNEASPSTLPNHGDRPEVIEAFESGLGSAERASSTLDEIMLYRAVALDNGQVVRLAQAQPGVTAILLSMVAPMLLIAAAGAVLSFFMARRESRAIIAPLQEVDLDHPRRSYEHAYAEMVPMLERIESQRQELKRQMAVLADNDRMRREFTANITHELKTPLTAISGYAELIANGMVEGEGDLRNFGGRIYREAGRLAALVNDILTLSNLDEAERATEGEAVPIGSTEPIELSRAIYAVEQRLEQVARQANVTISHETKPVVIEGVSRLIDELIYNLASNAIRYNRPGGAVTLQCGTNDEGHPFLAVADTGIGIAPEEQGKVFERFYRVDKSRSKARGGTGLGLAIVKHAALYHHATLDLSSELGVGTTITVTFPIRQDEPFA; translated from the coding sequence GTGGTCTTCGCCCCCCAGGGAAAACATACGCTGTCGCACCGCGTTTTTGTGACGATCTTTGTCTGCGCCATGGCGGTTATCGTGGCGTTTACGGTGCTGGGTGCGTTCTTTGTGCAAAACACCTTGGCGGATGCCACGAGTACCAATCTGGCGCAGGAAACCGAGCTCATTGCTGCCGCTCTCGACGAACAGCAGGAGCCCATCCCGTTCTTGCGTAGCCTTGATCGCGAGGACTTGCGAATCACGCTGATTAACAAGGATGGATCGGTTGCCTACGACAACGAGGCGTCGCCTTCCACACTGCCCAACCATGGCGATCGCCCCGAGGTCATCGAGGCCTTTGAGAGTGGTTTGGGTTCCGCGGAGCGCGCAAGCTCTACGCTCGACGAGATTATGCTGTATCGCGCCGTCGCCCTTGATAACGGCCAGGTTGTCCGCTTGGCGCAGGCCCAGCCTGGCGTTACGGCGATTTTGCTGTCGATGGTGGCGCCGATGCTGCTTATCGCAGCAGCGGGTGCGGTACTCTCGTTTTTTATGGCGCGCCGCGAGTCCCGTGCCATCATCGCGCCGTTGCAAGAGGTGGATTTGGACCACCCACGCCGTAGCTATGAGCACGCCTATGCCGAGATGGTCCCCATGCTTGAGCGTATCGAGTCGCAGCGCCAGGAACTCAAGCGCCAAATGGCGGTGCTAGCGGACAACGACCGTATGCGCCGCGAGTTCACGGCGAATATCACCCATGAGCTCAAGACGCCGCTTACGGCGATTTCGGGCTATGCCGAGCTCATCGCAAACGGCATGGTCGAGGGCGAGGGCGACCTGCGCAACTTTGGCGGTCGCATCTATCGTGAGGCGGGCCGCTTGGCAGCGCTTGTCAACGATATCCTTACGCTGTCTAACTTGGACGAGGCCGAGCGTGCAACTGAGGGCGAGGCGGTGCCCATTGGTTCCACGGAGCCTATTGAGCTCTCGCGTGCCATCTACGCGGTTGAGCAGCGTCTTGAACAGGTCGCCCGTCAGGCGAATGTGACGATCAGTCATGAGACCAAGCCTGTGGTCATCGAAGGCGTGTCGCGCTTGATTGACGAGCTCATCTATAATCTGGCGAGCAACGCCATCCGCTACAATCGACCCGGCGGTGCGGTTACGCTGCAGTGCGGCACCAACGACGAAGGCCATCCGTTCCTTGCGGTCGCCGACACGGGAATCGGTATCGCGCCTGAAGAACAGGGCAAGGTATTTGAGCGGTTCTATCGCGTGGACAAGAGTAGGTCCAAGGCGCGCGGCGGAACCGGTCTGGGGCTTGCAATTGTCAAGCATGCGGCCCTGTATCATCACGCCACGCTCGATCTGTCGAGCGAGTTGGGCGTGGGAACCACCATTACGGTGACGTTTCCCATACGGCAGGACGAGCCATTCGCATAG
- a CDS encoding GNAT family N-acetyltransferase translates to MDIQLKTGCFDDAALVRRVIFMGEQGYENEFDAIDEDPNCIHVTLYVDGELAGCSRVFPEELERAADAEAPVSPACDLDEGVAAGETYIMGRVAVLPSMRRRGLASKIVEASDTCARDAGAKLIKLHAQEYVLPLYAKAGYTQIAPVDYEDEGQPHAWMAKRMGDR, encoded by the coding sequence ATGGATATCCAACTTAAGACGGGATGCTTTGATGACGCGGCGTTGGTGCGCCGCGTCATTTTTATGGGCGAGCAGGGCTACGAGAATGAGTTCGACGCTATCGACGAGGATCCGAACTGCATTCATGTGACGCTCTATGTAGACGGCGAGCTTGCCGGTTGCTCGCGCGTGTTTCCCGAAGAGCTTGAGCGCGCGGCTGACGCAGAGGCTCCGGTGTCGCCGGCGTGCGACTTGGACGAAGGTGTCGCGGCGGGGGAGACCTACATTATGGGGCGCGTGGCCGTGCTGCCGAGCATGCGCCGTCGCGGTTTGGCGAGCAAGATTGTCGAGGCCAGTGATACGTGCGCGCGTGATGCCGGCGCCAAGCTCATTAAGCTGCATGCTCAGGAATACGTGCTGCCGCTCTATGCCAAGGCGGGCTACACGCAGATTGCCCCGGTGGACTACGAAGACGAAGGCCAGCCTCATGCCTGGATGGCCAAGCGCATGGGCGACAGATAG
- a CDS encoding DUF6724 family protein → MDAVFSFLFGTRTGFAILFAGGILLFAILAFVMEKRTHKMYVDRGPKSEDEEDGFWD, encoded by the coding sequence ATGGACGCAGTTTTTTCCTTTTTGTTTGGCACCCGCACCGGTTTTGCCATCCTTTTCGCCGGCGGCATCCTACTGTTTGCGATTCTTGCCTTTGTAATGGAGAAGCGCACCCATAAGATGTATGTCGACCGTGGCCCCAAGTCCGAGGACGAAGAAGACGGCTTCTGGGACTAG
- a CDS encoding response regulator transcription factor, with amino-acid sequence MPAAKGFNMIYYVEDDDNIRDLTVYALRKQGIEAEGFSCDGEFKAAVARRVPDAVLLDIMLPDTDGLAIMRRLRADRLTATVPIMMLTAKDTELDKVMALDGGADDYLTKPFSLMELASRCRALLRRGGMVKQASDVLSVGDIVLSPSHREVTVAGEPLKLTLREFDLLEYLMRKPGVVFTRESLLQSVWGWDFDGGSRTVDVHVQTLRQKLGEHASAIETVRGVGYRLAEPSAGDGAEGDDTAATASEE; translated from the coding sequence ATGCCGGCCGCAAAGGGGTTCAACATGATCTATTACGTCGAGGACGATGACAACATCAGGGATTTGACGGTCTATGCACTGCGCAAGCAGGGGATTGAGGCCGAAGGCTTTTCGTGCGACGGTGAGTTTAAGGCTGCCGTGGCGCGACGGGTACCCGATGCCGTCCTGCTCGACATCATGCTGCCCGATACCGATGGCTTGGCGATTATGCGTCGACTGCGTGCCGATCGCCTGACGGCGACGGTGCCCATCATGATGCTTACCGCCAAGGATACCGAGCTCGACAAGGTGATGGCGCTCGATGGCGGTGCCGACGATTACCTGACTAAGCCGTTTTCGCTCATGGAGCTTGCGAGCCGCTGCCGCGCACTGCTGCGTCGCGGCGGCATGGTCAAGCAGGCGAGCGATGTGCTCAGCGTGGGCGACATCGTGCTCTCGCCCAGCCATCGCGAGGTGACCGTTGCCGGCGAGCCGCTTAAGCTCACCCTGCGCGAGTTCGACCTGCTCGAGTACCTCATGCGCAAGCCCGGCGTGGTCTTTACCCGCGAGTCGTTGCTGCAGAGCGTGTGGGGCTGGGACTTCGACGGCGGTTCGCGCACCGTTGACGTGCACGTGCAGACGCTTCGCCAAAAACTGGGCGAGCATGCCAGCGCCATCGAGACCGTGCGCGGCGTGGGCTACCGCTTGGCCGAGCCTTCTGCCGGTGATGGTGCCGAAGGTGACGACACCGCGGCCACCGCATCGGAGGAGTAA
- a CDS encoding CpsB/CapC family capsule biosynthesis tyrosine phosphatase: protein MRDIHCHILPGVDDGAADLDESLAMLEAAKRAGVTRIVCTPHCRDPYFDYDKMWDAFELLRDNADGFPLQMGFEVNHRKLVELGIDAAEHLHFDGTNEFLLELSTHADAYAFREYENTIYDLQCRGYQVIIAHPERYRAVQKDVSVAERLVDMGCKLQASADFIAGGRFGREKKPAQRLFDQNLYSFIASDAHNVGHYDCLAKARAKFSVRGAHFR, encoded by the coding sequence ATGCGTGACATTCATTGCCATATCTTGCCGGGTGTAGACGACGGCGCCGCCGATCTCGATGAGAGCTTGGCGATGCTCGAGGCTGCCAAGCGGGCTGGTGTAACCAGAATTGTTTGCACTCCTCACTGCCGTGATCCCTATTTTGATTACGACAAGATGTGGGATGCCTTTGAGCTGCTGCGCGATAACGCTGACGGTTTTCCGCTCCAGATGGGCTTCGAGGTCAACCATCGAAAGCTCGTTGAGCTTGGTATCGATGCCGCGGAGCACTTGCATTTCGATGGGACCAACGAGTTTCTGCTCGAGCTTTCGACGCATGCCGATGCGTATGCGTTTAGAGAGTACGAGAACACGATTTACGATTTGCAGTGCCGTGGCTACCAGGTGATCATCGCTCATCCTGAGCGCTATCGTGCGGTTCAAAAGGATGTAAGCGTGGCGGAGCGCCTGGTCGATATGGGCTGCAAGCTGCAGGCTTCGGCGGACTTTATTGCCGGCGGTCGCTTTGGTCGCGAGAAAAAGCCGGCACAGCGCCTGTTCGATCAGAACCTGTACAGCTTCATCGCGAGCGATGCCCATAACGTGGGTCATTACGATTGCCTGGCGAAGGCTCGCGCGAAGTTTAGCGTGCGCGGAGCTCATTTTCGCTAA